One genomic region from Henningerozyma blattae CBS 6284 chromosome 2, complete genome encodes:
- the MSH2 gene encoding mismatch repair ATPase MSH2 (similar to Saccharomyces cerevisiae MSH2 (YOL090W); ancestral locus Anc_3.107), with protein sequence MASNRPELKFSDISEERGFYRRFLSLPEKTQGTLRIVDRGDYYSAVGEDAVFISENIYHTQSVLKNANLDPNTLKSFHEPTKYVTMSLQIVGTLLKTALLDMGYKIEIYDKSWKLIKNASPGNIEQVSDLMNIVVDTSIIIASIKFQFNSQEGNCTIGTSFIDTTNFKIGMLDILDNEVYSNLESFLIQLGVRECLVPDLTNNENVSAELKKITNVIDRCGAVVTFIKNSEYSNKDIESDLTKLVGDELSLALPKKHSSLALGASRALIHYLQLLSEENQIGKYDILEHSLKEFMKLDASAIKAMNLFSQGPVQPFGPSLGNQLRTANSGKVTSLFQLLNHCKTNAGSRLLNEWLKQPLTDLSEILKRHDLVDYLIDQLELRQILQTDYLLGIPDIRRLAKKLNKNGTLEDVLKVYQFSRKIPEITQAFESFLEDDSVEPKIKDLVKSEWLQPLTAHIDPLTKFQEMIETTVDLEVYEENNEYMIRVEFNEELARIRQKLDELKNDIHTIHLEAAEDLGFDPEKKLKLENHHLHGWCMRLTRTDAKELRKHKKYLELSTVKAGIYFSTKELREIAGETSTLQKEYDRQQAVLVKEIVNITLTYSPVLDRLSMVLANIDVLSAFAHVSSYAPIPYIRPTMHGFDSERRTYLKNSRHPVIEMQDDITFISNDVDLNNGSSDFLIITGPNMGGKSTYIRQVGVITLMAQIGCFVPCEEADIAVVDAILCRVGAGDSQLKGVSTFMIEMLETSSILKNATSNSLIIVDELGRGTSTYDGFGLAWAIAEHIASKIGCFALFATHFHELTSLADNLPNVKNMHVVAHIEQGDESHSNSDDITLLYKVEPGISDQSFGIHVAEVVNFPQKIIKMAKRKATELEELKENNEIIKKAKLTVDEVHQGNTQLKSILKQWVAKAREEGLDPSSITEEESQKKILELLSSITKESMELNDKFLKHVSDILL encoded by the coding sequence ATGGCATCTAATAGACCTGAACTGAAATTCTCTGACATATCTGAAGAACGTGGCTTCTACAGAAGATTTTTAAGTTTACCAGAGAAAACTCAAGGAACATTAAGAATAGTTGACAGAGGTGACTATTATTCTGCAGTTGGTGAAGATGCTGTATTTATTTCGGAAAATATATACCATACGCAATCTGTTTTGAAGAATGCGAACCTTGATCCAAATACATTAAAATCATTTCATGAACCAACTAAATATGTTACAATGTCTTTACAAATCGTTGGGACCTTACTAAAAACAGCGCTGCTAGATATGGGCTATAAGATTGAGATATATGACAAGAGTTGGAAACTGATAAAGAATGCCTCTCCCGGTAATATCGAACAAGTTAGtgatttaatgaatattgTCGTTGATACATCGATAATCATTGCAAGTATTAAATTCCAATTTAATTCTCAAGAAGGGAACTGCACCATTGGGACTTCCTTTATTGATACAACAAACTTCAAGATAGGGATGCTTGACATCCTCGATAACGAAGTTTACTCCAACCTAGAaagttttttaattcagTTAGGGGTTCGTGAATGCTTGGTGCCTGATTtaactaataatgaaaatgtaaGTGCTGagctaaaaaaaattactaaCGTTATTGATCGTTGTGGTGCTGTGGTTacttttataaaaaattcggaatattctaataaagatattgaatCAGACCTGACAAAATTAGTTGGTGATGAACTTTCATTAGCATTGCCTAAAAAACATTCTTCACTTGCTCTTGGCGCTAGTAGAGCATTGATCcattatttacaattattgTCAGAAGAAAACCAGATTGGCAAATATGATATTTTGGAGCATTCATTAAAGGAATTCATGAAGCTAGATGCATCAGCTATAAAGGCTATGAATCTTTTTTCTCAGGGTCCAGTTCAACCTTTTGGCCCATCATTAGGTAACCAGCTAAGGACTGCAAATTCTGGCAAAGTCACTTCATTATTTCAACTATTAAACCACTGCAAAACTAATGCTGGGTCTCGTTTATTAAACGAATGGTTAAAGCAACCATTAACTGACTTGTCTGAAATACTTAAAAGACATGATTTAGTcgattatttaattgatcaGCTGGAATTAAGACAGATTTTACAAACTGACTATTTATTAGGTATTCCTGATATTCGTCGTCTTGCtaaaaaactaaataaaaatggtaCATTGGAAGATGTTTTAAAAGTATACCAATTCAGCAGAAAAATACCAGAAATTACTCAAGCATTTGAGTCATTTTTAGAAGATGATAGTGTAGAACCAAAGATAAAAGATTTAGTAAAATCAGAATGGTTACAACCATTAACAGCACACATTGATCCACTAACAAAATTCCAAGAAATGATAGAAACCACCGTTGATTTAGAAGTCtatgaagaaaataatgaatatatgaTTCGTGTTGAATTTAATGAGGAACTAGCTAGAATTAGACAAAAATTAGACGAATTAAAAAACGATATTCATACTATCCATTTAGAAGCAGCAGAAGATTTGGGATTTGACCCtgagaagaaattaaaattggaGAACCATCATCTTCACGGTTGGTGCATGAGATTGACACGTACTGATGCTAAAGAACTTCGTAAAcacaagaaatatttagaattaaGTACTGTAAAAGCTGGTATTTATTTCAGTACTAAGGAATTGAGAGAAATTGCAGGCGAGACAAGCACCTTACAAAAAGAATATGACAGGCAACAGGCCGTTCTTGTGAAAGAAATTGTTAACATTACCTTGACATATTCTCCTGTCTTAGATCGTTTATCAATGGTTTTAGCCAACATTGATGTATTAAGCGCATTCGCACATGTATCTTCTTATGCGCCAATTCCTTATATTAGGCCAACTATGCATGGATTTGATTCTGAACGAAGAAcctatttaaagaattcaCGTCATCCTGTTATTGAAATGCAGGATGACATAACATTCATATCTAATGATGTTGACCTAAATAATGGTTCAAgtgattttttaataattactGGTCCAAACATGGGTGGTAAGTCTACCTATATTAGACAAGTGGGTGTAATCACTCTCATGGCTCAAATAGGTTGTTTTGTACCATGTGAAGAAGCAGATATTGCAGTTGTAGATGCTATTTTGTGTAGAGTTGGCGCGGGTGATTCACAATTGAAAGGTGTCTCTACATTCATGATAGAAATGTTGGAGACATCTTCCATTCTAAAGAATGCTACTTCCAACTCCTTAATTATTGTTGATGAATTGGGTCGTGGTACAAGTACATACGATGGGTTTGGCTTAGCATGGGCAATTGCGGAACACATAGCCTCTAAAATTGGCTGCTTTGCTTTATTTGCAACTCATTTCCACGAACTAACAAGTTTAGCGGACAATTTACCAAATGTGAAGAACATGCATGTTGTAGCTCATATTGAGCAAGGGGATGAAAGCCATAGCAATAGTGATGATATTACTCTACTATATAAAGTCGAGCCTGGTATTTCTGATCAATCATTTGGTATCCATGTAGCAGAAGTAGTTAATTTTcctcaaaaaattattaaaatggCTAAACGTAAAGCTActgaattagaagaattaaaagaaaataatgaaattatcaaGAAAGCTAAGCTAACTGTAGATGAAGTCCATCAGGGCAATACtcaattaaaatcaattttgAAACAATGGGTAGCTAAAGCTAGAGAAGAAGGATTGGATCCTTCGTCAATAACAGAAGAAGAGAGCCAGAAAAAAATCCTAGAGTTGTTATCATCTATTACAAAGGAATCTATGGAGTTGAATgataaattcttaaaaCACGTTTCTGATATCCTTTTATAG
- the HOS1 gene encoding histone deacetylase (similar to Saccharomyces cerevisiae HOS1 (YPR068C); ancestral locus Anc_3.362), with protein MTKLIISSSKFQSAIVDLLPCNNGSKSRLTHSLIDTYGLLQYFDHVVMTPFASKDELLNFHTIEYLNVILDEKLNKRKVEDETYIDNWNYLNQVGIEWLEENKPNESKSFELQANFQDDNDNTIQSTNEIDQYFNSIETLYKYYSYIAKGHKATVKNYNTTSNKKRTSWEALLDELSDDSMENSTDSANDNSSNNSSDTSSEDSNDDSGVDLNDNSSDRLSSKNATQKHEIDSYKATVINDIVDFDVVKLKQYNLVGDCPIFSFLPMYCHVLGGSTLRLLDHIDFNEKQICINWDGGRHHSRKKKASGFCYVNDIVLCIQKLGEKGFRKITYLDFDLHHGDGVEKSFQYSKHIQTISVHLFEPGFFPCTGSLEETKHGFNIVNIPTLHGLDDNYLTYLLNRVIIPLIKKHKPECLVVQCGGDGLIGDRYKEWQMTISGLTKNIMLVLQNFPECSVVLLGGGGYNERVMSRFHTFLTWKVVQTFSSKGSTLLDQFESDYHEEHSTKQNNDTTTMDSANTQSPFSNNMSDILIPEHEFSDFYGEELCRFWAYELPASQYFKQLHNDNIPNYIDKLVKFYNL; from the coding sequence atgaccaaattaattatatccAGTTCAAAGTTCCAATCCGCTATTGTTGATTTATTACCATGTAATAACGGGTCCAAATCAAGACTAACACATTCTTTAATTGACACTTATGGATTACTGCAATACTTTGATCATGTCGTTATGACCCCATTTGCTTCTAAAGATGAATTGCTAAACTTTCATACGATTGAGTATTTGAATGTGATATTGGAtgagaaattaaataaaagaaaagtagAAGATGAAACatatattgataattgGAACTATTTAAATCAAGTGGGCATTGAATGGctagaagaaaataaaccCAACGAGTCTAAAAGTTTTGAACTGCAGGCAAATTTTCAAGATGACAATGATAACACTATTCAATCCACTAACGAAATtgatcaatattttaattcaattgaaactttgtataaatattattcatacATTGCAAAGGGACATAAAGCAACcgtgaaaaattataatactacttcaaataaaaaaaggacTTCATGGGAAGCCCTTTTAGACGAGTTAAGTGATGATTCAATGGAAAACTCAACAGACAGTGCAAACGATAATTCTAGTAACAACTCAAGTGATACTTCAAGTGAAGACTCAAATGACGACTCAGGTGTAGACTTAAATGACAATTCAAGTGACAGATTAAGTAGTAAGAATGCTACTCAGAAACATGAAATTGATTCGTATAAAGCTACTGTTATAAATGATATTGTTGATTTCGATGtagtaaaattaaaacaatataatttagTTGGTGATTGTCcaatattttcctttttgcCTATGTATTGCCATGTGCTAGGGGGATCCACATTAAGATTACTTGATCATATTGATTTCAATGAAAAACAAATCTGTATTAATTGGGATGGTGGTAGACACCATTCACGTAAGAAAAAAGCTAGTGGGTTTTGCTACGTTAACGATATAGTCTTGTGTATACAGAAGCTAGGTGAGAAAGGTTTTAGGAAAATTACTTATCTAGATTTTGATTTACATCATGGAGATGGAGTGGAGAAATCATTCCAATACTCTAAACATATTCAAACTATATCTGTTCATCTGTTTGAACCCGGATTTTTTCCATGTACTGGTTCGTTAGAAGAAACAAAACATGGTTTCAATATTGTCAATATACCTACATTGCATGGATTAGATGATAACTATTTaacatatttattaaatcgAGTAATTATTcctttaataaagaaacaTAAACCAGAATGTCTTGTAGTCCAATGTGGGGGTGATGGGTTAATTGGTGACCGATATAAAGAATGGCAAATGACAATTAGTGGATTGACTAAAAATATCATGCTAGTGTTACAAAACTTTCCAGAATGTTCTGTAGTATTATTAGGTGGTGGTGGCTACAATGAACGTGTAATGAGCCGATTCCATACTTTTTTAACTTGGAAAGTAGTACAaacattttcttcaaaaggTTCGACACTTTTAGATCAATTTGAATCAGACTACCATGAAGAACATTCTACCAAgcaaaataatgataccACTACAATGGATTCTGCAAACACTCAATCGCCATTCTCAAATAACATGTCTGATATTCTAATCCCAGAACATGAATTCTCTGATTTCTATGGAGAAGAATTGTGTCGCTTTTGGGCGTACGAACTTCCTGCAAGCCAATATTTCAAACAACTTCACAATGACAATATTCCAAACTACATAGATAAGTTAGTTAAGTTTTACAACCTTTAG
- the TBLA0B02400 gene encoding uncharacterized protein (similar to Saccharomyces cerevisiae CMD1 (YBR109C); ancestral locus Anc_3.360), translating to MSSNLTEQQIAEFKEAFALFDKDNTGSINSSELATVMRSLGLSPSEAEVADLMNEIDVNGNNKIEFSEFLALMSRQLKSNDSEQELLEAFKVFDKNGDGLISAAELKHVLTSIGEKLTDVEVDDMLNEVSDGQGDIDIQQFAALLSK from the coding sequence ATGTCCTCCAATTTGACTGAACAACAAATCGCTGAGTTTAAGGAAGCCTTTGCCTTATTCGACAAAGATAACACTGGTTCTATCAATTCTTCTGAATTGGCCACTGTCATGAGATCTCTTGGGTTATCTCCAAGTGAAGCTGAAGTTGCTGATTTGATGAATGAAATCGATGTTAATggcaataataaaattgaattcaGTGAATTTTTGGCCTTAATGTCACGTCAATTAAAATCTAATGATTCTGAACAAGAATTATTGGAAGCATTCAAAGTTTTTGACAAGAACGGTGATGGTTTAATTTCAGCTGCAGAATTAAAACACGTCTTAACCTCTATTggtgaaaaattaacaGACGTAGAAGTCGATGACATGTTAAATGAAGTTAGTGACGGTCAAGGTGATATTGATATCCAACAATTTGCTGCtctattatcaaaataG
- the IML3 gene encoding Iml3p (similar to Saccharomyces cerevisiae IML3 (YBR107C); ancestral locus Anc_3.358), whose protein sequence is MLSKWSFFASNRLIEITNETDIPNIEKLFNLKHSIKLLPSNSSDIVNYELYQYVSTSPDSSVSDFKFFILNQTQSNIEVPTLIGIFSTDLKSSSIHIESLLNWFRLLENNSNSPVIWPVMLSDNQLMIDIADSIVKNKYWATTKFLFDIQDIATTNNNLRTISIEIDNQSCSRLYRNQIVKGKNDNVSAYRDAIIPYIYENSGILFDALPIHMINLVNVARIAKDGLYQVQDKTPSIETLILLLSHSQIP, encoded by the coding sequence ATGTTAAGTAAATGGTCATTCTTTGCATCGAATAGATTGATTGAAATAACTAATGAAACTGATATACcgaatattgaaaaattatttaatttaaaacattcGATTAAATTATTGCCATCAAATTCGAGTGATATTGTAAATTACGAATTATATCAATATGTCTCCACATCACCAGATTCTAGTGTAtctgattttaaatttttcatattaaaTCAAACTCAATCAAATATAGAAGTCCCCACATTGAttggaattttttcaaCTGATTTGAAAAGTTCTTCTATACATATCGAATCTCTGTTAAATTGGTTTAGATTATTAGAAAACAATTCCAATTCACCAGTGATTTGGCCAGTTATGTTGAGtgataatcaattaatgattGATATTGCGGATTCCATTgttaaaaacaaatattgggcaacaacaaaatttttgtttgatattcaagatattgctacaactaataataatcttagAACGATTAGTATTGAAATAGATAATCAAAGTTGTTCAAGACTTTATAGAAATCAGATTGTAAAAGGCAAAAATGACAACGTAAGTGCATATCGAGATGCTATCATTCCATACATTTACGAAAATTCaggtattttatttgatgcATTACCTATCCATATGATAAATCTTGTAAATGTGGCAAGAATTGCCAAGGATGGACTCTATCAAGTTCAAGACAAGACACCTTCAATAGAAACATTAATACTTTTATTAAGTCATTCACAAATACCATAG
- the JID1 gene encoding Jid1p (similar to Saccharomyces cerevisiae JID1 (YPR061C); ancestral locus Anc_3.350) encodes MWKYSNSIRGNTLQLTTINNIKCQILLYKGSQTVTHLTNRRSKRFPIIIRGYVSPAKEDPTNKAKKQQIINDPYFPNKIQPTPVEIFQDAYSNGSIDIKKLKKQYNYFVKLYHPDHSTKKNIVKNMTICDYPHPSPILLTDAEKLLRFKIISTSYKYLLDRAKNNIYTSISDSPFSHHRSSHATTAGSNTNGYNNYNYNTANSNTRFNGNYAFSNTYHFNEWENSTSHGGERFTVKNAFICSFSLFVCFEAIVYLTKLQDKLLSEKLQSGYTEEMISANLMNSYTNFGMMGGSERESRIRRFLWFRSCGLYYGDNNYKANLDEEFEKNEKLMEIFKKN; translated from the coding sequence ATGTggaaatattcaaatagtATTCGAGGCAATACTCTTCAGTTGACaactattaataatattaaatgcCAAATTCTACTTTATAAAGGGTCTCAAACTGTAACTCATCTAACAAATAGACGGTCTAAACGATTTCCTATTATCATTAGAGGTTATGTGTCGCCTGCTAAAGAAGATCCCACAAATAAGGCTAAGaaacaacaaataataaatgatcCATATTTTCCTAACAAGATCCAGCCTACTCCTGTAGAAATATTTCAGGATGCCTATTCTAATGGTTCTATAgacattaaaaaattaaagaaacaatataattattttgtgaAATTATATCATCCTGATCATTccacaaaaaaaaatattgtgaAAAATATGACAATATGTGATTACCCACATCCTTCACCAATATTGTTAACAGATGCTGAGAAGTTGTTAcgatttaaaataatttcaacttCATATAAGTATTTATTAGATCGAGCCaagaataatatatatacttctATTAGTGATTCTCCTTTTAGCCATCATCGTTCTAGTCACGCTACCACTGCTGGCAGTAACACTAATGGTTATAATAACTATAATTACAATACTGCAAATAGTAATACTAGATTTAATGGCAATTATGCTTTTTCCAACACATATCATTTTAATGAATGGGAAAACTCAACTTCTCATGGTGGTGAGAGATTTACAGTTAAAAATGCCTTTATTTGTAGTTTCTCACTCTTTGTATGTTTTGAAGcaattgtttatttgaCAAAACTTCAAGATAAATTGTTATCAGAGAAATTACAATCAGGCTATACAGAAGAGATGATATCTGccaatttaatgaattcaTATACAAATTTTGGTATGATGGGTGGATCTGAGCGGGAATCAAGAATAAGAAGATTTCTATGGTTTAGGTCTTGTGGGTTATATTACGgtgataataattataaagcTAACTTGGATGAAGAATtcgaaaaaaatgaaaaattaatggaaatttttaaaaaaaattaa
- the ARO7 gene encoding chorismate mutase ARO7 (similar to Saccharomyces cerevisiae ARO7 (YPR060C); ancestral locus Anc_3.349) — protein MEDTIIFNFIERSHFPTCPTVYEVNNKELNIPNFDGSFLDWAHVQLEIAHSQLRRFESPDENPFFPDKLLKPILPRLEYPPVLDPVASNINYNSKIKNIYIEHIIPLVSKYVGDQPENYGSVATRDIDCLQSLSRRIHFGKFVAEAKFQSNIPLYTELIKNKDIAGITENITNSAVEEKILERLTKKAEVYGVDPTTNSNETKITPEYLVKIYKEFVIPITKEVEIDYLLRRLN, from the coding sequence ATGGAGGATACtattatcttcaattttatcGAGAGATCTCATTTTCCTACATGCCCAACAGTGTATGAAGTGAacaataaagaattaaacaTTCCAAATTTCGATGGTTCTTTTCTAGATTGGGCTCATGTCCAACTAGAGATTGCACATTCACAATTAAGAAGATTCGAATCTCCAGATGAGAATCCATTCTTTcctgataaattattaaaaccAATATTACCAAGATTGGAATACCCTCCTGTATTAGATCCTGTTGCAAgtaatatcaattataacagcaaaattaaaaatatatacattgAACATATTATTCCATTGGTTTCCAAATATGTAGGTGACCAACCTGAAAATTATGGTTCTGTTGCTACAAGAGACATTGATTGTTTACAAAGTTTGAGCAGAAGAATTCATTTTGGTAAATTCGTTGCTGAAGCTAAGTTCCAATCAAATATTCCATTATATACAGAATTAATTaagaataaagatattgCAGGTATTACCgaaaatataacaaattCTGCTGTGGAAGAGAAAATCTTGGAAAGATTAACTAAAAAAGCTGAAGTATACGGTGTCGATCCAACCAcaaattctaatgaaaCTAAAATAACACCTGAATACTTGGTAAAAATCTATAAAGAGTTTGTTATTCCCATCACTAAAGAAGTTGAAATAGATTATTTACTAAGAAGATTAAATTAA
- the TBLA0B02440 gene encoding uncharacterized protein (similar to Saccharomyces cerevisiae YMC2 (YBR104W) and YMC1 (YPR058W); ancestral locus Anc_3.348): protein MSEEFAAPQLIDELEPSQMDDNTRVIKDLLAGTAGGVAQVLVGQPFDTTKVRLQTSTTSTSVADVVKNLLKHEGPLGFYKGTLTPLIGVGACVSVQFGVNEAMKRFFRQRNGDKKSTLSLLQYYLCGVTGGVTNAFLASPIEHVRIRLQTQTSSGANAEFKGPLDCIKKLVKHKSLMRGLTPTMLRESHGCGSYFLVYEAMIARDIKFNNLQRTEIPAWKLCSYGALSGTCLWLMVYPIDVIKSVIQTDTLKNPKYKNSMLVATKQLYAKGGLSSFFKGFTPTMLRAAPANAATFATFELAMRTFG, encoded by the coding sequence ATGTCTGAAGAATTTGCAGCACCACAGCTCATCGATGAATTAGAACCATCTCAAATGGATGACAATACTAGAGTCATAAAGGATTTATTGGCCGGTACTGCAGGTGGTGTAGCACAAGTGCTTGTTGGTCAACCTTTTGATACAACAAAGGTTAGATTACAAACATCAACCACTTCAACATCAGTAGCAGATGttgtgaaaaatttattgaaacaTGAAGGTCCATTAGGATTTTATAAAGGTACATTAACACCATTAATTGGTGTTGGGGCCTGTGTGTCTGTTCAATTCGGTGTGAATGAAGCAATGAAAAGATTTTTCCGTCAACGTAATGGCGATAAAAAATCAACCTTATCTTTATtgcaatattatttatgtGGTGTCACTGGTGGTGTTACTAACGCCTTTTTAGCTTCACCAATTGAACATGTCAGAATTCGTTTACAAACTCAAACTTCTTCAGGAGCCAATGCAGAATTTAAAGGCCCTTTAGattgtattaaaaaattggtTAAACATAAAAGTTTAATGCGTGGTCTAACTCCAACAATGTTAAGAGAATCTCATGGTTGTGGTTCTTATTTCCTTGTTTATGAAGCTATGATTGCTagagatattaaatttaataacttACAAAGAACAGAAATACCTGCTTGGAAGTTATGTTCATATGGTGCATTATCCGGTACATGTTTATGGTTAATGGTTTATCCAATTGATGTCATCAAATCTGTTATTCAGACTGATACTTTGAAAAATCCAAAATATAAGAATTCTATGTTAGTTGCGACCAAGCAATTATATGCCAAGGGCGGATTATCATCCTTCTTTAAAGGGTTTACTCCAACAATGTTAAGAGCAGCTCCAGCAAATGCAGCCACTTTTGCAACTTTTGAATTAGCTATGAGAACATTCGGTTAA
- the BRR1 gene encoding Brr1p (similar to Saccharomyces cerevisiae BRR1 (YPR057W); ancestral locus Anc_3.347): MPSKKDNKNNRNIYGQNKVFDLEDENVNHLAVKYLQDVKLEAMTTLGFEINQIQSTLKNTIYEADIYDDDQNSNANGDTNNANNSKAMSKSYQDAKINTRCINWYRKTQKTILSNDTNNPLNNDDILNNILYQLKLISLSLNSDEQISHTKIIELLKNVPENLISKYIIDDATLEKYFNSLSDDPKIKTTDDVKQWFKNRATYAPKGFTHWFNYIQENEPSHSIFYNNINEKSFWTLIQYMCQNWIKMIKKNKKHLVCLHLKQWLFYLVIHLPNRLTADQTNSVRQLAKKCQQHSDFKDTADFNFATNEMKLLNITPPFNDNQISIFQLVVIVIAKQYGQFDLLEKTLSDEYPPEVPN, from the coding sequence ATGCCTTCTAAAAAAGacaacaaaaataatagaaatatatatggGCAAAACAAAGTATTTGACTTGGAAGATGAAAACGTAAATCATTTAgctgtaaaatatttgcaaGATGTCAAGTTAGAGGCTATGACAACTCTGggttttgaaataaatcaaattcaaagtacgttgaaaaatacaatatatGAGGCAGATATATATGATGATGATCAGAATTCAAACGCAAATGGTGATACaaataatgcaaataaTTCCAAAGCAATGAGTAAGTCTTATCAAGAtgcaaaaataaatactaGATGTATCAATTGGTATAGAAAGACACAGAAAACTATTTTAAGCAATGACACAAATAATCCTTTAAATAACgatgatattttgaataatattttatatcaattaaaattgatttcTCTTTCATTAAATTCTGATGAACAAATTAGTCACaccaaaattattgaacttttaaaaaatgttcCTGAAAACTTGATTTCCAAATACATTATTGATGATGCTacattagaaaaatattttaattcctTATCTGATGatccaaaaattaaaacaacgGATGATGTTAAACAATGGTTCAAAAATAGAGCCACGTATGCACCAAAAGGGTTTACACATTGgttcaattatattcaagaaaatgaaCCTTCTCATAGCATCTTctacaataatattaatgaaaaaagttTTTGGACTTTGATTCAATACATGTGTCAAAATTGGATCAAgatgattaaaaaaaataaaaagcaTCTAGTATGTCTTCATCTCAAACAATGGTTGTTTTACTTGGTAATCCATTTGCCTAATAGATTAACAGCAGATCAAACTAATTCAGTCCGTCAATTAGCTAAAAAATGTCAACAACATTCAGACTTCAAAGATACAGCAGATTTTAACTTCGCTACCAATGAGATGAAGCTATTAAATATAACCCCGCCCTTTAATGATAATCAAATATCTATTTTCCAATTAGTTGTTATTGTAATTGCCAAACAATACGGACAATTCGACTTACTGGAAAAGACGTTGAGTGATGAGTATCCTCCTGAAGTTCCGAATTGA
- the TBLA0B02460 gene encoding uncharacterized protein (ancestral locus Anc_3.346), with the protein MKRVRGPFEEEFNYSNEVRAKLLHKSHYVICDETPCDNLAIALELYPSHVEQLHTFICSACTANLHDERILELHLEEFHNPLNPPQPDLSNPIKGLRCYEPNCYCRFLNHSHRVHHLRVDHYYPSSFNFDIVYGNMSKK; encoded by the coding sequence atgaaAAGAGTGCGTGGACCATTTGAAGAGGAATTTAACTATTCTAACGAGGTAAGGGCAAAACTTCTCCACAAATCCCATTATGTAATATGCGATGAGACGCCTTGTGACAATTTAGCTATAGCGCTAGAGTTATATCCATCACACGTTGAACAGTTACATACATTTATTTGTAGTGCTTGCACTGCAAACTTACATGACGAAAGGATATTAGAATTACATTTAGAGGAGTTTCATAACCCTTTAAACCCGCCACAACCCGATCTTAGTAATCCTATAAAGGGACTAAGATGCTATGAACCAAATTGTTACTGCAGGTTTTTAAATCATAGTCATAGAGTTCACCATTTAAGAGTAGACCATTATTATCCCAGTAGTTTCAATTTCGATATTGTATATGGAAATATgtccaaaaaataa